The proteins below come from a single Miscanthus floridulus cultivar M001 chromosome 1, ASM1932011v1, whole genome shotgun sequence genomic window:
- the LOC136457014 gene encoding protein FAR1-RELATED SEQUENCE 7-like, producing the protein MARPPIDRGEWDAVLELCRRKTETEYDCEYFYRYELDSEGRLKNLFWADTDSMMGYSDVVVFDTTCRTNKHGVLFVPFVGLSNYRSPIVLGCGVTSDQSLDSLVWLLRAFKQSNDRRNGPASVITDDSDTVAGAVKAVFPGPTTASARGTWSRASRSTSVAHRRWHRTSSGP; encoded by the coding sequence ATGGCACGGCCGCCGATCGACCGGGGCGAATGGGACGCAGTTCTCGAGCTTTGCCGCAGGAAAACCGAAACCGAGTACGACTGCGAGTACTTCTACCGGTACGAGCTGGACAGCGAGGGACGCCTGAAGAATCTCTTTTGGGCCGACACCGACTCCATGATGGGCTACAGCGATGTCGTCGTGTTCGACACCACGTGCCGGACGAACAAGCACGGCGTGCTATTCGTCCCCTTCGTCGGGCTGAGCAACTACCGCTCGCCCATCGTCCTTGGCTGCGGCGTCACCTCGGACCAGTCCCTCGATTCCCTCGTCTGGCTGCTACGCGCCTTCAAGCAGTCGAACGACCGCCGAAACGGGCCCGCGTCCGTGATCACTGACGACAGCGACACGGTGGCCGGAGCCGTCAAGGCGGTGTTCCCGGGGCCAACCACCGCTTCTGCTCGTGGCACGTGGAGCAGGGCATCAAGGAGCACCTCCGTGGCTCATCGCCGGTGGCACAGAACGAGTTCAGGTCCCTGA